The proteins below are encoded in one region of Paenibacillus albus:
- a CDS encoding ABC transporter ATP-binding protein, whose product MTEQETVILEMKDVKVQFRLDEGLLKAVDGVDLRIKRGKTLGIVGESGCGKSVTSQALLRIVPKPGEVQGEIRLSRKKADGSYEVVDLAKLDSRGREIRDIRGGEIAMIFQEPMKAFSPIHTVGNQIMEAILLHATNDKNEAYQIAVEILKKVGMSNPEQRMSEYPHQLSGGMRQRAMIAMALSCSPSILIADEPTTALDVTVQAQVLQLINDLKSKHDTSVIFITHDLGVIAEMSDDVAVMYLGKVVEYTDVDTLFHNPKHPYTKALLNSIPSVMRESQRLESIEGTVPFPMNLPKGCGFYSRCKLAKDGVCNVDDVPLFKVAEGHSVRCLLVEGATH is encoded by the coding sequence ATGACTGAGCAAGAGACCGTTATATTGGAAATGAAGGACGTCAAAGTGCAATTCCGACTCGATGAAGGCCTTCTGAAAGCTGTCGATGGTGTCGATTTGCGAATAAAACGCGGCAAGACATTAGGCATCGTCGGCGAGAGCGGCTGCGGCAAAAGCGTCACCTCGCAAGCGCTGCTGCGCATCGTGCCGAAGCCTGGAGAGGTGCAAGGCGAAATTCGGCTATCCCGCAAGAAGGCGGATGGGAGCTATGAAGTTGTCGATCTTGCCAAGCTCGACTCCAGGGGCAGAGAGATCAGAGATATTCGCGGCGGGGAGATTGCCATGATCTTTCAAGAGCCGATGAAGGCGTTCTCGCCGATTCATACCGTCGGTAACCAGATCATGGAAGCCATCTTGCTTCACGCGACTAATGATAAGAACGAAGCTTACCAGATCGCTGTCGAGATTCTGAAGAAGGTCGGCATGTCGAATCCAGAGCAGCGGATGAGTGAGTATCCTCATCAGCTCTCCGGTGGAATGCGCCAAAGAGCGATGATCGCGATGGCGCTCTCGTGCAGCCCATCCATTCTTATTGCCGACGAGCCGACGACCGCGCTTGATGTTACGGTACAGGCTCAGGTGCTCCAGCTTATTAATGATTTGAAATCGAAGCATGATACCTCTGTCATTTTCATCACGCATGATCTCGGTGTAATTGCAGAAATGTCGGATGATGTGGCGGTTATGTACTTAGGGAAGGTTGTAGAGTATACGGATGTGGATACCTTGTTCCATAATCCGAAGCACCCCTATACCAAAGCGCTTCTCAATTCCATACCATCTGTCATGCGGGAGAGCCAAAGGCTTGAATCGATTGAAGGTACGGTGCCTTTCCCGATGAATTTACCTAAGGGCTGCGGCTTTTATTCGCGCTGTAAGCTAGCGAAGGACGGCGTCTGCAACGTTGATGATGTACCGCTCTTCAAAGTGGCGGAAGGTCATTCTGTCCGTTGTTTACTAGTAGAAGGGGCCACTCACTAA
- a CDS encoding ABC transporter ATP-binding protein, with amino-acid sequence MSQEELVLDVHSMKKYFPIKQGFLKKTVGFVKAVDDVHIQLRPGETLGLVGESGCGKTTLGRCVLRAIEPTSGSVLFRDRQGQTKDVLKLNNQELRSIRRDMQLIFQDPYSSLNPRMTVLNIIAEPLICNGMAHGDELKERVMQLMEMVGLNSRHLERYPHAFSGGQRQRIGIARALATNPKFIVCDEAVSALDVSVQAQIINLLQDLQERLNLSYLFISHDLGVIQHISNRVGVMYVGKMVETAATKTLFRNPQHPYTEALLSAKPLPDPRKKTNRIILAGEVANPANPPSGCYFHPRCPYAQDICKSKAPEWKQVGEGHYSACHFAGELQLQGATSL; translated from the coding sequence ATGAGTCAGGAAGAGCTCGTACTAGACGTCCATTCGATGAAAAAATACTTCCCCATCAAACAGGGATTCTTAAAGAAAACAGTCGGGTTCGTCAAAGCTGTCGACGATGTTCATATTCAGCTGCGACCCGGTGAAACACTTGGTCTTGTCGGAGAATCCGGCTGCGGCAAGACGACGCTCGGACGCTGCGTATTACGGGCGATCGAGCCAACGTCGGGATCGGTTCTATTCCGTGACCGGCAAGGTCAGACCAAAGATGTATTGAAGCTGAACAATCAAGAGCTGCGGTCGATTCGAAGAGATATGCAGCTTATTTTTCAGGACCCGTATTCGTCGTTAAATCCTCGGATGACGGTTCTTAATATTATAGCGGAACCGCTGATTTGCAACGGAATGGCTCATGGCGATGAGCTCAAGGAACGTGTTATGCAGCTGATGGAGATGGTGGGACTAAACAGCCGTCATCTTGAGCGCTACCCGCATGCATTCAGCGGCGGACAGCGTCAGCGTATCGGCATCGCGAGAGCACTCGCAACGAATCCCAAATTTATCGTGTGCGACGAGGCGGTATCGGCGCTTGACGTATCCGTCCAGGCTCAAATTATCAATTTGCTGCAGGATTTGCAGGAGAGGCTGAATTTGAGTTATTTGTTCATTTCTCACGACCTTGGCGTTATTCAGCACATCTCCAATCGAGTCGGCGTCATGTATGTCGGCAAGATGGTGGAGACGGCAGCAACGAAGACGTTGTTCCGAAATCCGCAGCATCCGTATACGGAGGCGCTGTTATCCGCCAAGCCTTTACCCGATCCACGGAAGAAGACCAATCGTATTATTCTGGCAGGTGAGGTTGCGAATCCCGCGAATCCGCCTTCCGGCTGCTACTTCCACCCGCGCTGCCCGTATGCGCAAGATATTTGCAAGAGTAAAGCTCCGGAATGGAAGCAAGTGGGCGAGGGACATTATTCGGCTTGTCACTTTGCAGGAGAGCTGCAATTGCAAGGAGCTACTTCCCTATGA
- a CDS encoding DeoR/GlpR family DNA-binding transcription regulator, protein MLVAERYQYIVRIVNEKGSIRVAELSQLCRVTEETIRRDLDRLENEGRLLRSYGGAIRIQPQTPETSYVLRESAYVSEKQNISTEAVKLVEPNDRIVLDASTTTWHLAAQLPDIPLTVLTNSLNVAYVLREKKNIIVISTGGTLVPNSLSFVGPLAEQSLEEYHVDKAFISCKGVHMERGISESNELQARVKRKMVGMADQVYVLADYSKFNMQAFTTITGWDRIDHLITDIQAPAEYVQQLRRRSINVIQLPN, encoded by the coding sequence ATGCTCGTCGCGGAAAGATACCAATACATCGTTCGGATCGTGAACGAAAAAGGAAGCATTCGAGTTGCAGAGCTCAGTCAATTGTGCAGAGTCACGGAGGAAACCATTCGTCGCGATTTGGATCGATTAGAGAACGAAGGCCGTCTGCTTCGAAGCTACGGCGGGGCTATACGCATACAACCGCAAACGCCTGAAACCTCTTATGTGCTTCGAGAATCGGCGTATGTATCGGAGAAGCAAAATATTTCTACAGAAGCCGTAAAGCTCGTCGAGCCGAATGATCGTATCGTGCTGGATGCCAGTACGACGACTTGGCACCTTGCAGCGCAGCTTCCGGATATTCCGCTGACCGTCTTGACGAATTCATTGAATGTCGCATACGTGCTAAGGGAGAAGAAGAATATCATTGTCATCAGTACAGGCGGTACACTCGTGCCGAATTCACTCTCATTCGTAGGCCCTCTGGCCGAGCAATCGCTAGAGGAATATCACGTCGATAAAGCGTTTATTTCCTGTAAAGGCGTTCATATGGAGCGCGGCATATCCGAATCCAACGAGCTTCAGGCCAGAGTTAAGCGCAAAATGGTTGGCATGGCGGATCAGGTGTATGTACTGGCTGACTACAGCAAATTCAATATGCAGGCCTTCACAACGATCACCGGTTGGGACCGGATTGATCATCTTATTACGGACATACAAGCACCTGCCGAATATGTGCAGCAGCTCCGCCGCAGATCCATCAATGTCATTCAGCTGCCAAATTGA
- a CDS encoding acyltransferase family protein — MERNAGLDLIRSIAILLVLFCHALGFFFMQYHDFNPLNYVTGYLGVELFFVLSGFLIGRILLKDIVENGSLSGIKQFYLRRWFRTLPLYYFTVFATYWLVSKDMDFSNIVFLQNFNEQHLSFLPISWSLSIEEWFYLLIPFPLLWVGKFRNKSAAFFVMTSLLLVLFPLLRMAEVSGGQPLWDYGIRKQIPLRLDSLVFGVMLAGFRTYHAAFYRKILAGRTSFILALAGLAYFSGYLVYTGIKDQTMDQSWFDRTILFSLVSLFIAMLIAVLEVHVPRLDQLPKLRATIRFISAQSYGYYLFHWNLFVWFSKENTTASIGHSLYLLIFALVLLFAFTFFMHRYYEIPIMKMRDLITRSTNRGEVVLPRSRENEPLKYD, encoded by the coding sequence ATGGAACGCAATGCCGGATTGGATCTCATCCGCAGCATCGCTATTCTGCTCGTTTTATTCTGCCATGCGCTCGGATTCTTCTTCATGCAATATCACGACTTCAACCCGCTCAACTATGTAACCGGCTACTTAGGGGTAGAGCTGTTTTTTGTATTAAGCGGATTTCTGATCGGGCGGATTCTGCTCAAGGACATCGTTGAGAATGGGTCCCTCTCTGGAATAAAGCAATTCTATCTTCGCCGCTGGTTTCGGACGCTGCCGCTCTATTATTTCACCGTATTCGCTACCTATTGGTTAGTGAGTAAGGATATGGATTTCTCGAACATCGTTTTCCTGCAAAACTTTAACGAGCAGCATTTATCGTTTCTGCCGATCTCATGGAGTCTCTCCATCGAAGAATGGTTCTACCTGTTAATTCCCTTTCCATTGCTTTGGGTAGGGAAATTCCGCAACAAATCGGCGGCATTCTTCGTGATGACCTCGCTGCTTCTCGTTCTTTTCCCGCTGCTGCGAATGGCTGAAGTGAGCGGCGGTCAGCCGCTCTGGGATTACGGAATACGCAAGCAGATTCCGCTGCGGCTCGACAGCCTTGTGTTTGGTGTGATGCTGGCGGGATTCAGAACGTACCATGCGGCCTTCTACCGGAAGATCCTCGCTGGCCGGACGTCCTTCATCCTTGCTCTAGCGGGACTCGCCTATTTCAGCGGTTATCTCGTTTACACGGGGATTAAAGATCAAACAATGGATCAATCCTGGTTTGACCGAACGATTCTGTTCAGTCTCGTATCCTTGTTTATCGCGATGCTGATTGCCGTGCTGGAAGTGCATGTCCCGCGACTGGATCAGCTTCCGAAGCTACGAGCAACCATCCGCTTCATCAGCGCCCAGAGCTATGGATATTACTTGTTTCATTGGAACTTGTTCGTCTGGTTCAGCAAGGAAAATACGACAGCTAGCATTGGGCATAGCTTGTACTTGCTGATTTTCGCACTCGTTCTGTTATTCGCATTTACGTTCTTCATGCATCGGTATTATGAGATTCCAATCATGAAGATGAGGGATCTGATTACGAGGAGCACGAATCGAGGAGAAGTTGTGCTGCCGAGATCGCGAGAGAATGAGCCATTGAAGTATGATTAG
- a CDS encoding pentapeptide repeat-containing protein — protein sequence MFQYSNQKYSGVEFGSQDLRYGELISCTFDRCSFANGSLEEIVSSNCRFIECDFRGALLNSSIHHESAFENCNFNGANLFVSKFEACKMTGSDFTRSTLDGISIIKGDWSYTNLRHVNLVRQDLRGVRFHEADLSGANLEKADLRDSDLTMAILAKAKLTGTDVRGAKMEGVDFKSLTITGMRMDREQAVLFSLAHGAKVG from the coding sequence ATGTTTCAGTATAGCAATCAGAAATATTCAGGAGTCGAATTTGGCTCACAAGATTTAAGGTATGGCGAGCTTATAAGCTGCACGTTTGATCGGTGCTCGTTCGCCAATGGATCATTAGAAGAAATCGTCTCTAGCAACTGCCGGTTTATAGAATGTGATTTTCGCGGTGCATTATTGAATAGCTCTATTCATCATGAATCAGCTTTTGAGAATTGTAATTTTAACGGAGCCAACCTGTTTGTATCGAAATTTGAAGCATGCAAAATGACCGGATCGGATTTCACTCGTTCTACTTTGGATGGAATTTCCATCATTAAAGGTGACTGGTCCTATACAAATTTGAGACATGTAAACTTAGTCAGACAGGATTTGCGCGGCGTTAGGTTCCATGAAGCAGACTTATCTGGAGCGAATTTAGAGAAAGCCGACCTAAGAGATTCCGATCTGACGATGGCGATACTCGCTAAAGCGAAATTGACTGGTACAGATGTGAGAGGGGCCAAGATGGAAGGAGTGGATTTCAAATCACTCACCATTACAGGCATGCGAATGGACAGAGAGCAGGCGGTCCTGTTTTCACTCGCTCATGGAGCTAAAGTAGGTTAA
- a CDS encoding sigma-70 family RNA polymerase sigma factor, whose product MKPAGLKIHENFSKDPSQALEQLMDAFGSVVMRTAYFYTGDRHLAEDISQEVFLRAYRNWSSFRGDSTVKTWLTTITVNVCRDKMGVRMFTEQPTDLSHMELGRTISVEDQVLEQLKKSEVLQHVLRLPLPHQEVLYLYYYLELSTKEIAAATKAPEGTVRGRLHRARELLASRMNKEE is encoded by the coding sequence GTGAAGCCGGCCGGCTTGAAAATTCATGAGAATTTCTCGAAAGATCCGTCGCAAGCGCTTGAGCAGCTTATGGATGCGTTCGGTTCCGTCGTGATGCGCACCGCTTACTTCTATACAGGTGATCGTCATCTCGCTGAGGATATTAGCCAGGAAGTATTTTTGCGTGCTTACCGGAATTGGTCCTCGTTTCGGGGTGACAGCACCGTCAAAACATGGCTAACCACAATAACGGTCAATGTATGCCGAGATAAAATGGGAGTTCGGATGTTCACGGAGCAGCCGACCGATCTCAGTCATATGGAGCTAGGACGGACGATAAGCGTCGAGGATCAGGTGCTTGAACAGCTGAAGAAGAGCGAGGTGCTGCAGCATGTCCTGCGTTTGCCTTTGCCCCATCAGGAAGTGTTATATCTTTATTATTATTTGGAATTAAGCACGAAAGAGATTGCAGCTGCAACCAAGGCTCCCGAAGGAACGGTGCGAGGCAGATTGCATCGAGCGCGCGAGCTGCTAGCTAGTCGAATGAACAAGGAGGAATAG
- a CDS encoding DUF4367 domain-containing protein, with translation MSNMDHKLGQQLREESDEMLFANVDLSDQLKQKIRHQTAAEKKGRRFGFSKRWMNGIAAMAAALLIVAGFLVFQEPSKKAPAQNPIGNVDTPTTNEGTSGSELSQLVTSKLSTVEEAEKAFGEGLLVPSELPEGFTLKEISAVGMKGEPARDILFNYVSGDKTIMYTVSRMQAVFPTDLFTTVKISKNDGLIFEQAELTELYWMIDNVQYSIVGNLTGDEARKAAESV, from the coding sequence ATGTCGAATATGGATCATAAATTAGGTCAACAACTGCGCGAGGAGTCGGATGAGATGTTGTTTGCCAATGTTGATTTAAGTGATCAATTGAAGCAGAAGATACGGCATCAAACAGCTGCGGAGAAAAAGGGCCGGAGGTTCGGCTTCTCAAAACGTTGGATGAATGGGATTGCGGCAATGGCTGCGGCATTATTGATTGTTGCAGGTTTTCTTGTATTTCAAGAGCCATCCAAGAAGGCGCCTGCACAGAATCCAATAGGCAATGTCGATACGCCAACGACTAATGAAGGTACCTCTGGATCGGAGCTATCGCAATTAGTAACATCTAAACTAAGCACGGTGGAAGAAGCTGAGAAGGCTTTTGGCGAAGGACTGCTTGTGCCGAGCGAATTGCCCGAAGGCTTCACTCTCAAGGAGATATCGGCAGTGGGAATGAAAGGTGAACCGGCGCGAGACATTTTATTCAATTATGTATCGGGTGATAAGACGATTATGTATACCGTAAGCCGTATGCAAGCTGTATTCCCGACGGATCTGTTTACGACGGTGAAGATTAGCAAGAATGACGGATTAATATTTGAACAGGCAGAGCTTACGGAATTGTACTGGATGATCGATAATGTCCAATACTCCATTGTAGGGAATCTGACTGGTGATGAAGCGAGAAAAGCTGCAGAGTCTGTCTAA
- a CDS encoding DUF1806 family protein, with protein sequence MIPIIRTEVETELRKFVGAEVYIHSEATSFVFVRNFKVQVTHAFIAGEGSYRAAIRFDGHGWLRMEALTHYEVDGQGRLLLAGYDDRGRMNVAFHLGREPFPE encoded by the coding sequence ATGATCCCTATAATAAGAACGGAAGTGGAGACCGAGCTCAGAAAATTCGTCGGGGCAGAGGTATATATCCACAGTGAAGCTACGTCTTTTGTATTCGTGCGTAATTTCAAAGTACAAGTAACACATGCTTTTATTGCTGGGGAAGGGTCTTACCGAGCGGCGATCCGTTTCGACGGGCACGGCTGGTTAAGAATGGAAGCGCTCACGCATTACGAGGTGGATGGGCAGGGTCGCTTATTGCTGGCTGGCTATGATGACAGAGGGCGCATGAACGTCGCGTTTCATCTAGGAAGGGAGCCTTTTCCAGAATGA
- a CDS encoding PIG-L family deacetylase, giving the protein MNIEQSPKRKLLAVFAHPDDESFICGGTLAKYAAEGVEITLVSATKGDMGRRMGNPPYLNRETMTGAREQELREACDCLGIGRLIFFGIRDKTVEFQDEELLIGRIEALIREIEPDVVLTFHERYGGHPDHCAIGKATTAAFRRSADKGSLYFITFGDALERPEHYGYTKKDVVRVDVHAHKAAKLAAFRAHRCQTEIDEWVWQSDKAALSRLGKYEYFMKGDVNAPQRTNDDLF; this is encoded by the coding sequence ATGAATATTGAACAATCTCCGAAACGCAAGCTGTTGGCGGTATTCGCCCATCCCGACGACGAGTCGTTTATTTGCGGGGGCACACTGGCTAAGTACGCCGCTGAAGGCGTTGAGATCACACTAGTTAGCGCAACGAAGGGCGATATGGGTCGCAGAATGGGTAACCCGCCGTATCTCAATCGTGAAACCATGACCGGCGCACGCGAGCAAGAGCTGAGGGAAGCTTGTGATTGCCTGGGCATTGGCAGGTTAATCTTCTTCGGGATCCGCGATAAAACCGTTGAATTCCAGGACGAAGAATTGCTAATTGGTCGTATCGAAGCACTAATACGTGAAATAGAGCCGGATGTCGTGCTGACGTTTCATGAGCGATACGGCGGTCACCCGGACCACTGCGCAATCGGCAAAGCTACGACGGCCGCCTTCCGGCGTTCGGCGGACAAAGGATCGCTGTACTTCATTACGTTCGGCGACGCGCTGGAGCGTCCGGAGCATTACGGTTACACCAAGAAGGACGTCGTACGTGTCGACGTCCATGCTCACAAAGCAGCGAAGCTCGCTGCATTCCGCGCTCACCGTTGCCAGACCGAGATTGACGAATGGGTGTGGCAATCCGATAAAGCGGCGCTGTCCCGGCTCGGAAAGTATGAATATTTCATGAAAGGGGACGTCAACGCGCCGCAGCGAACGAATGACGATTTGTTCTAA
- a CDS encoding acyl-CoA dehydrogenase family protein: MKRFIDSPIRNDEEQGRAALVERLAAQFAERAPRHDREGSFPFDNFADLREAGYLKLTVPRTFGGDEISLYEFVLLQERLAYGDGSTALAVGWHLGQVMHLRTTGKWPAATFEALCRSVVKNGTMINTFASEAASGSPSRGGRPETTAVAVDGGYRITGRKTFSTLSPILDRFVVSAYLPDEDCTADFLVHRSEQVSIVETWDTIGMRATGSHDVVLDGAFADVDSRLTGKGTEDGGGWLLHIPACYMGIALAARDYALAFARSYKPNSLDKPIATLPSVQQTIGEMEILLRTARTLLYTAADRWDKEPLERTEMKPELGLAKYTVTNNAIRIVDLAMRIVGGTSLSRTNPLERYYRDVRAGLHNPPMDSSVIQTLAASALNEGSFDR, from the coding sequence ATGAAACGATTCATAGACAGTCCCATTCGGAACGATGAAGAACAGGGACGAGCCGCGCTCGTCGAGCGGCTTGCAGCCCAATTCGCGGAGCGAGCACCGCGGCATGATCGGGAAGGCTCGTTCCCGTTCGATAATTTTGCCGACCTGCGGGAAGCAGGATATCTGAAGCTGACGGTTCCCCGTACGTTCGGCGGCGACGAAATCTCGTTGTACGAGTTCGTCTTGCTGCAGGAACGGCTCGCTTACGGAGACGGCTCGACCGCCCTTGCTGTCGGCTGGCATCTCGGTCAAGTCATGCATCTTCGCACGACCGGGAAATGGCCGGCGGCGACATTCGAAGCATTGTGCCGATCCGTCGTGAAGAACGGTACGATGATCAACACCTTCGCTAGCGAAGCGGCCTCCGGCAGTCCAAGCCGCGGCGGCCGTCCGGAGACGACTGCGGTCGCCGTGGATGGCGGCTATCGCATTACCGGACGCAAGACGTTCAGCACCCTGTCGCCGATTCTCGACCGTTTCGTCGTGTCCGCCTATCTCCCTGACGAAGACTGTACAGCCGATTTTCTTGTTCATCGGTCGGAACAGGTGTCAATCGTCGAGACATGGGACACGATTGGTATGCGCGCGACGGGCAGCCACGACGTTGTGCTGGACGGCGCTTTCGCAGACGTGGACAGCCGGTTGACCGGCAAAGGCACGGAAGATGGCGGCGGCTGGCTGCTGCATATTCCCGCCTGCTATATGGGCATCGCCCTTGCCGCTCGCGATTATGCGCTGGCCTTCGCCCGCTCGTACAAGCCCAATTCCTTGGATAAGCCGATTGCCACCCTCCCTTCTGTCCAACAGACCATCGGGGAGATGGAGATCCTGCTTCGAACCGCCCGCACGCTGCTCTATACAGCCGCCGACAGATGGGATAAGGAGCCGTTAGAGCGAACCGAGATGAAGCCCGAGCTCGGGCTTGCCAAATATACGGTTACGAACAATGCCATCCGTATCGTTGATCTGGCAATGCGCATCGTCGGCGGTACCAGCCTGTCGCGGACGAATCCGCTTGAGCGTTATTACCGCGACGTCCGCGCCGGCTTGCATAATCCGCCGATGGACAGCTCAGTCATCCAGACGCTCGCCGCGTCCGCGCTTAACGAAGGATCGTTTGACCGTTAA
- a CDS encoding aldo/keto reductase has product MDYIRLGQTGLEVSRLCLGCMSYGIPSRGTHTWTLDEELSRPFIRKALELGINFFDTANVYSDGTSEEIVGRALKDFSRREDVVIATKVHGRMRPGPNGAGLSRKAILSEVDDSLRRLGTDYIDLYQIHRWDAHTPIEETMEALHDVVKSGKARYIGASSMYAWQFLKAQYTAEKHGWTKFVSMQNHLNLLYREEEREMLPLCQDLGVGVIPWSPLARGRLTRGWDEISERSQTDAFGKTLYTSAIDSDRAIVERVQRIASERGVPQAQVALAWLLSKSAVTAPIIGATKPHHLDDAAAALSLTLTAAEIQELEELYQPHPILGQ; this is encoded by the coding sequence ATGGACTACATCCGCCTGGGCCAAACCGGCCTGGAGGTATCCAGACTATGTCTGGGCTGCATGAGCTACGGCATACCCTCAAGGGGAACACATACGTGGACGCTCGACGAAGAGCTAAGCCGCCCCTTCATTCGCAAGGCACTTGAGCTTGGAATCAATTTCTTCGACACGGCCAACGTTTATTCGGATGGCACAAGCGAAGAAATCGTCGGTCGCGCGCTGAAGGATTTCTCAAGGCGTGAGGACGTCGTTATTGCGACCAAGGTTCATGGACGTATGCGACCAGGCCCGAACGGTGCAGGCTTATCGCGTAAAGCGATATTAAGCGAAGTCGATGACAGCCTGCGAAGACTCGGCACGGACTATATCGATCTCTATCAAATTCACCGCTGGGATGCTCACACGCCGATCGAAGAAACGATGGAAGCACTGCACGACGTCGTCAAGTCTGGCAAAGCACGCTATATAGGCGCATCGTCCATGTACGCATGGCAGTTTCTCAAAGCGCAGTATACGGCGGAGAAGCACGGCTGGACGAAATTCGTCAGCATGCAGAATCATTTGAATCTGCTGTACCGAGAAGAAGAACGGGAAATGCTTCCGCTCTGCCAGGATCTCGGCGTAGGCGTCATTCCGTGGAGCCCGCTAGCCCGCGGCCGCTTGACACGCGGCTGGGACGAAATCAGCGAGCGGTCGCAAACCGACGCATTCGGCAAGACTTTGTATACGTCCGCCATCGATTCGGACCGCGCGATCGTCGAGCGTGTCCAGCGCATCGCTTCCGAGCGCGGAGTGCCGCAAGCCCAAGTCGCACTCGCTTGGCTGCTAAGCAAATCCGCTGTCACAGCGCCAATCATCGGTGCGACGAAGCCTCATCATCTAGACGACGCAGCAGCGGCTCTCTCGCTGACGCTTACTGCAGCCGAAATTCAAGAGCTGGAAGAGCTGTACCAGCCGCATCCCATTCTGGGCCAGTAA
- a CDS encoding cell wall hydrolase: MGVVKARQQDIDMLARLLRAEAETEGEMGMLLVGNVGINRIRGNCSDFKNIRTIPQMINQPHAFEALQHGLYYQSPRDRERRLAQRAVNGERNWPAKFSLWYFRPGSFDNPGPCPDTWYNQPIAGRWKKHCFYEPTGAECENIYNTF; encoded by the coding sequence ATGGGAGTCGTAAAAGCAAGGCAACAGGATATTGATATGTTGGCAAGATTGCTTCGGGCTGAAGCTGAAACCGAAGGCGAAATGGGCATGCTCCTTGTTGGAAATGTCGGCATTAACCGAATAAGAGGGAATTGCTCTGATTTTAAAAATATCCGCACCATTCCCCAAATGATCAACCAGCCGCATGCGTTTGAGGCGCTGCAGCATGGGTTGTACTACCAAAGCCCGAGAGACAGGGAACGCCGTCTGGCACAACGGGCCGTGAACGGAGAGCGGAATTGGCCAGCCAAGTTCTCTTTATGGTATTTCCGTCCAGGATCCTTTGATAACCCGGGGCCATGTCCGGATACCTGGTATAATCAGCCGATCGCAGGCAGGTGGAAGAAGCACTGTTTCTATGAGCCGACAGGGGCAGAATGTGAAAACATTTACAATACTTTCTAA
- a CDS encoding lysoplasmalogenase, which translates to MIRKLLPYAIALMSVLYIFVIPAEPEGMKLFFKLIPMLLILTYANLLCPTARQPKHRLLLLGLIFSMCGDGLMKWFVAGLSAFLIGHVFYIASFSRQLRFSWKRVITILPIALFAVYMGHRLVTALQDSGDSGLIAPVLVYITVISLMAWTAILTGNRYAIIGSLLFLASDSILSWNMFVSDISYSGVWIMTTYYAAQYFIASSLRESSPK; encoded by the coding sequence TTGATCCGAAAGCTACTGCCATATGCCATTGCACTAATGAGCGTCTTGTACATATTCGTCATTCCGGCCGAACCCGAAGGCATGAAGCTGTTCTTCAAGCTGATCCCTATGCTGCTCATCCTGACCTATGCCAATTTGTTATGTCCGACAGCGCGACAGCCGAAGCACCGGCTGCTCTTGCTCGGGCTGATCTTCTCCATGTGCGGCGACGGGCTTATGAAATGGTTCGTTGCCGGGCTCTCCGCGTTCCTAATTGGACATGTGTTCTACATCGCTTCCTTCTCGCGGCAGCTCCGTTTCTCCTGGAAGCGCGTCATAACCATTCTCCCGATTGCTCTCTTTGCCGTGTATATGGGTCACCGACTTGTGACCGCGCTTCAAGACAGCGGGGACAGCGGACTCATCGCGCCTGTTCTCGTATATATCACTGTTATCTCGCTAATGGCATGGACAGCGATATTGACAGGCAATCGATACGCGATCATCGGATCATTGCTCTTCTTGGCCTCCGACTCCATCCTCTCTTGGAATATGTTCGTATCAGACATCTCTTACTCTGGAGTATGGATTATGACCACCTACTACGCAGCGCAGTACTTTATTGCCAGCAGCTTGCGCGAATCATCTCCGAAATAA